In Deinococcus sp. Leaf326, a genomic segment contains:
- a CDS encoding sugar phosphate isomerase/epimerase, whose amino-acid sequence MQDTGIQLYTLREQVAQDFFGTLDALSQAGVRHVELARDYGGLSAPALRSALDERGLEAPSAHLSLEPFEEDLETQVEFLRTVGVRHAVYPYHRAETEAEWLDLAARLERIAQALLPHGLTLSYHNHDHELTQVFGGRPVLDLLLEAAPTVQAELDVAWIHAGGHDPVTYLRRYADRLPLVHLKDVRRDGAGWQTVALGEGEVPLRAVLAAVPEGTQAYYEQDQGGTLDTLLRSLAYLSSTGV is encoded by the coding sequence ATGCAGGACACTGGGATTCAGCTCTATACACTCCGGGAACAGGTGGCGCAGGACTTTTTCGGCACGCTTGACGCGCTCTCGCAGGCGGGGGTGCGGCATGTGGAACTGGCCCGCGACTACGGCGGTCTGTCGGCCCCGGCTCTGCGCTCGGCGCTGGACGAGCGCGGCCTGGAGGCGCCAAGTGCTCACCTGTCATTGGAGCCTTTTGAGGAAGACCTGGAGACCCAGGTCGAGTTTCTTAGGACGGTGGGCGTGCGTCACGCTGTCTACCCTTACCACCGTGCCGAGACCGAGGCCGAGTGGCTGGACCTGGCCGCTCGCCTAGAACGCATTGCTCAGGCGCTGCTTCCCCACGGCCTGACCCTCAGCTACCACAACCACGACCATGAGCTGACCCAGGTCTTTGGTGGGCGACCAGTGCTCGACCTCCTGCTAGAGGCTGCCCCGACGGTCCAGGCCGAACTTGACGTCGCCTGGATTCATGCGGGCGGTCACGACCCGGTGACCTATCTCCGGCGTTACGCCGACCGGCTGCCGCTCGTGCACCTCAAAGACGTGCGGCGCGACGGTGCGGGCTGGCAGACGGTGGCTCTGGGCGAGGGTGAGGTGCCGCTGCGCGCCGTGCTGGCGGCCGTGCCGGAGGGCACCCAGGCCTACTACGAGCAGGACCAGGGAGGCACTCTCGACACCCTTCTGCGGAGTCTGGCCTACCTGTCCAGCACCGGAGTCTGA
- a CDS encoding LacI family DNA-binding transcriptional regulator, whose protein sequence is MTPSPKSESAETTLADVAQVARVSKMTVSNVLNGKTNVKASTRQRVLSAVEATGYRANPVARALAGQRHRLLSLVARRSNLPYVTEVIRGASEAAEELDYDLVVLMVGQHQTSDLSLFLRLSQGTAFLHADAVGLGVPAGDLPPYCVSVDGSTHDSLTVDNPGGSRAATRHLLELGHTRIAFVSGLQTVPQDAPGRRSDAAERLRGYQEALHAAGVRVPEAYLQHGDYSPGSGAQAARMLLALPDPPTAIFAAGDAMAVAVIHAAQDLGWRVPEDLSVVGFDDLPFFRGVRPALTTVRQPLDALGQAAVRRLVRLAQGEEAPLPPPLATALVVRESSAPPAPHRPFQTL, encoded by the coding sequence ATGACGCCCAGCCCGAAATCCGAGTCTGCCGAGACTACGCTCGCTGATGTGGCGCAGGTGGCGCGGGTGTCGAAGATGACGGTCTCCAACGTATTGAACGGCAAGACCAACGTGAAGGCCAGTACCCGGCAGCGTGTCCTGAGCGCCGTTGAGGCGACCGGCTACCGGGCCAATCCGGTGGCACGGGCCCTGGCGGGGCAGCGTCACCGCCTACTGAGCTTGGTGGCGCGGCGCAGCAACTTGCCCTACGTCACCGAGGTCATCCGGGGGGCGAGCGAGGCGGCCGAGGAACTCGACTACGACCTAGTTGTGCTCATGGTCGGCCAGCACCAGACATCCGACCTGTCGCTGTTCCTGCGGCTGTCGCAGGGCACGGCCTTTCTCCATGCCGACGCCGTGGGCCTGGGGGTACCGGCCGGCGACCTGCCGCCCTACTGCGTCAGCGTGGACGGCTCCACGCACGACTCGCTCACGGTGGACAACCCCGGCGGCAGCCGAGCCGCCACACGCCACCTGCTGGAACTCGGACACACCCGAATCGCCTTCGTGAGTGGCTTGCAGACAGTTCCCCAGGATGCGCCGGGCCGGCGCAGCGACGCGGCCGAGCGTCTGCGCGGGTATCAGGAGGCCCTACATGCGGCGGGCGTGAGGGTCCCGGAGGCGTACCTCCAGCACGGTGACTACAGCCCCGGGAGCGGCGCACAGGCGGCCCGGATGCTACTGGCCCTGCCCGATCCACCCACGGCCATCTTCGCGGCAGGCGACGCGATGGCGGTCGCGGTCATCCACGCGGCGCAGGACCTGGGCTGGCGCGTGCCCGAGGACCTTTCGGTAGTCGGGTTCGACGACCTGCCCTTCTTCCGGGGGGTCCGGCCCGCCCTCACGACCGTGCGGCAGCCGCTCGACGCCCTCGGACAGGCGGCGGTGCGGCGGCTCGTCCGGCTGGCCCAGGGAGAGGAGGCGCCGCTGCCCCCCCCACTCGCTACAGCGCTGGTCGTGCGCGAGTCCAGCGCGCCGCCTGCCCCCCACCGCCCCTTCCAGACCCTCTAA
- a CDS encoding Gfo/Idh/MocA family protein — MHRIGIIGTGDISAAYLQIARDLRLFEVAGIADLDTARAEARGTEFGVPALRPDNLLALPDLAAVVNLTPPAAHAAVSLQILGSGHHVYSEKPLAVRLEDGAEILREAARRGLRVGCAPDTFLGAGHQTARELVDAGAIGRPVAATAFMMSGGPEGWHPNPHFFYQPGAGPLFDMGPYYLTALVNLLGPVRQVGGQATRAVTERVAGHESRRGERIPVQTSTHVTAQLGFGGDVAATFIASFDAPGSDLPRMELYGTEGTLSLPDPNTFGGPLRLKRRGETAWEEITLTRPFQENARGAGLADLLDAAAQGRPHRASGDLAYHVLETMYRTLESAEAGRTLSIESAPARPAPLETRPTWLEEAAGR, encoded by the coding sequence ATGCACCGTATCGGCATCATCGGCACCGGCGACATCAGCGCCGCCTACCTTCAGATCGCGCGCGATCTCCGGCTGTTCGAGGTGGCCGGGATCGCCGACCTCGACACGGCCCGTGCGGAGGCCAGAGGCACCGAATTCGGCGTCCCGGCGCTGCGGCCCGACAACCTGCTGGCCCTGCCAGACCTCGCGGCGGTGGTCAATCTGACCCCGCCCGCCGCACACGCCGCCGTGAGCCTCCAGATTCTGGGCTCCGGACACCATGTCTACAGCGAAAAACCCCTGGCCGTCCGGCTGGAGGACGGCGCCGAGATCCTGCGGGAGGCCGCGCGGCGAGGACTGCGGGTGGGCTGTGCGCCCGACACCTTTTTAGGGGCAGGCCACCAGACGGCGCGTGAACTGGTGGACGCCGGAGCCATCGGCCGGCCGGTCGCCGCCACGGCCTTCATGATGAGCGGCGGCCCCGAGGGCTGGCACCCCAATCCCCACTTCTTCTACCAGCCGGGGGCCGGTCCGCTGTTCGACATGGGACCGTACTACCTGACGGCCCTGGTGAATCTGCTGGGGCCGGTGCGGCAGGTCGGTGGACAGGCCACCCGCGCCGTGACCGAGCGCGTGGCCGGGCACGAGAGCCGCCGGGGCGAACGCATCCCGGTCCAGACCTCCACGCACGTCACGGCGCAGCTGGGGTTCGGGGGAGACGTGGCCGCCACCTTCATCGCCAGTTTCGACGCGCCGGGCAGCGATCTGCCGCGCATGGAGCTCTATGGCACGGAAGGCACGCTCAGTCTGCCCGACCCCAACACCTTCGGCGGCCCCCTGCGTCTCAAGCGCCGGGGCGAGACGGCGTGGGAGGAAATCACGCTGACCCGGCCTTTTCAGGAGAACGCACGCGGCGCCGGGCTGGCCGACCTGCTGGACGCCGCCGCGCAGGGCCGGCCGCACCGCGCCAGCGGCGACCTCGCCTATCACGTGCTGGAGACCATGTACCGTACGCTGGAATCCGCCGAGGCGGGCCGCACCCTGAGTATCGAGAGTGCCCCCGCTCGACCCGCCCCACTGGAGACGCGGCCGACCTGGCTTGAAGAGGCCGCCGGGCGCTGA
- a CDS encoding SMI1/KNR4 family protein, whose translation MPDSLDSVWTRLEAWLSTHLLPVVARDTPGATLGHILRPGLSEAAVAAAETTFGFSFPADFRASLLRHDGAVFWPGTEDFLTLAAAWEDTRMRRELLAEQTTGPEVVVDGVRQVWWDAGWWSLNSDGGGNGLVLDARPPAGGVAGQVLDFDHETTDRPRRHASFMAYLEDVLARLDSGWYVASEWLTARNLLAPDHPEYTEDDYATWLARQPRP comes from the coding sequence ATGCCCGACTCTCTCGACTCCGTCTGGACCCGTCTCGAAGCCTGGTTGAGTACCCATCTTCTGCCGGTAGTGGCGCGTGACACGCCCGGGGCCACCCTCGGCCACATCCTGCGGCCTGGCCTGTCTGAGGCGGCGGTCGCAGCGGCGGAGACGACGTTCGGCTTTTCCTTTCCGGCCGATTTCCGCGCCTCGCTGCTGCGGCACGACGGCGCCGTCTTCTGGCCGGGCACCGAGGACTTTCTGACTCTGGCGGCTGCGTGGGAGGACACCCGGATGCGCCGGGAGCTGCTGGCCGAGCAGACGACTGGTCCGGAGGTCGTCGTGGACGGCGTCCGGCAGGTGTGGTGGGACGCGGGCTGGTGGAGCCTGAACAGCGACGGCGGCGGCAACGGTCTGGTTCTCGACGCCCGGCCGCCCGCGGGGGGCGTGGCCGGGCAGGTACTCGACTTCGACCATGAGACGACCGACCGGCCGCGCCGTCACGCCAGTTTCATGGCCTACCTGGAAGACGTCCTCGCGCGGTTGGACTCCGGCTGGTACGTCGCCTCCGAGTGGCTCACGGCGCGCAACCTCCTGGCCCCGGATCACCCGGAATACACTGAGGACGACTACGCGACCTGGCTGGCGCGGCAACCCCGGCCCTGA
- a CDS encoding bifunctional diguanylate cyclase/phosphodiesterase, whose product MPIHHFDFLPFVGLSVLIAGLAFSALLPAAGRSLKRRRLLWAQSWVYAALAWAGMGAVATGRAAPLVGAPPTGSPLEPWVVPAALLVSGALFALLLRRRLAEQARQVQRRQDEVFEGLRERETLYQRVVDALPGGVVLLDSGGAVVAANAGAARLLRRRADELPGALLHGDATEIFGSRGELLDPERRPGALAQRRQASSGQVLGWHVEGKLRWFLSSVQPMDQDLSVYSFLEITQERGAQEQLAYRANHDELTGLPNRHRFKQALTEAMYASFWQRDRVAVLLLDLDQFRNVNGMWGHLAGDEVLRAITGRLRDLLPPGASAARFGGDEFAVCLGGVENREEALAFAGHLCAELGEVFSQGDTRVQVGVSAGLSFYPDDAHDEDTLLQYADLALSAARSTGPGGVAAFDGAMALRRERRVKMGEALRSALERGELSLVYQPVVALQTGELRSCEALLRWEDSPWGAVSPAEFVPLAEETGLIDALGQWGLEQACRQARAWADAGTPLRVAVNLSALQFRAGTLPALVANVLERTGLDPASLELEVTADTLAGNRLSVRRQLGALRSRGVTVALADFGAGHLAPGALRDLPVDRIKLGRPFVRDLEDCGKQTAVIGALLQLAAHLGLEVVAEGIETAPQHDLWRDLACPLGQGYLLGRPAPAETMTGLLRPRA is encoded by the coding sequence GTGCCCATCCACCATTTCGACTTTCTCCCGTTTGTTGGTCTGTCCGTCCTGATCGCCGGTCTGGCGTTCTCCGCGCTCCTGCCTGCCGCCGGCCGCTCGCTGAAGCGGCGCCGTCTCCTATGGGCGCAGTCCTGGGTCTACGCGGCCCTGGCCTGGGCCGGAATGGGCGCGGTGGCCACGGGCCGCGCTGCTCCCCTGGTCGGAGCCCCGCCGACCGGCTCGCCCCTGGAGCCGTGGGTGGTGCCCGCTGCGTTGTTGGTCTCGGGGGCATTGTTCGCCCTTCTCCTCAGGCGCCGGCTCGCCGAGCAGGCCCGGCAGGTTCAGCGGCGCCAGGACGAGGTGTTCGAGGGCCTACGCGAGCGCGAGACGCTGTACCAGAGGGTCGTCGATGCCCTGCCCGGAGGCGTGGTCCTGCTCGACAGCGGCGGCGCGGTCGTGGCGGCCAATGCCGGCGCCGCGCGGCTGCTCCGGCGGCGGGCCGACGAGCTGCCGGGGGCGCTGCTTCACGGGGACGCGACCGAGATCTTCGGCAGCCGGGGCGAGCTGCTGGACCCCGAGCGCCGGCCCGGAGCCCTGGCCCAGCGCCGACAGGCCTCGTCGGGGCAGGTGCTGGGCTGGCACGTCGAGGGCAAGCTGCGGTGGTTCCTGAGCAGCGTGCAGCCGATGGACCAGGACCTGAGCGTGTATTCCTTTCTGGAAATCACGCAGGAGCGCGGCGCCCAGGAACAGCTCGCCTACCGGGCCAACCACGACGAGCTGACTGGCCTGCCCAACCGCCACCGCTTCAAGCAGGCGCTGACCGAAGCCATGTACGCCAGCTTCTGGCAGCGGGACCGGGTGGCAGTGCTGCTGCTGGACCTCGACCAGTTCAGGAACGTCAACGGGATGTGGGGCCACCTCGCCGGCGACGAAGTTTTGCGGGCGATCACTGGACGCCTGCGCGACCTACTGCCGCCTGGAGCGAGCGCGGCGCGCTTCGGCGGCGACGAGTTCGCGGTGTGCCTGGGAGGCGTGGAGAACCGGGAAGAGGCGCTGGCCTTCGCCGGTCACCTGTGCGCCGAGCTGGGCGAGGTCTTTTCGCAGGGCGACACCCGGGTGCAGGTCGGGGTGAGCGCTGGACTGAGTTTCTATCCCGACGACGCCCACGACGAGGACACGCTCCTACAGTACGCCGACCTGGCACTCTCAGCCGCTAGGTCGACCGGTCCTGGCGGCGTCGCCGCCTTCGACGGGGCGATGGCGCTGCGCCGGGAACGCCGCGTGAAGATGGGCGAGGCGCTGCGTAGCGCCCTGGAACGAGGCGAACTGTCGCTGGTCTATCAGCCGGTCGTGGCCCTCCAGACCGGTGAACTGCGGTCGTGCGAGGCGTTGCTGCGCTGGGAAGATTCGCCGTGGGGCGCCGTGTCGCCGGCCGAGTTCGTGCCGCTGGCCGAGGAGACCGGCCTGATCGATGCGCTGGGGCAGTGGGGGCTGGAACAGGCCTGCCGTCAGGCCAGGGCCTGGGCCGACGCCGGCACGCCCCTGAGAGTGGCCGTGAATCTCTCGGCGTTGCAGTTCCGTGCGGGCACCCTGCCGGCCCTGGTCGCCAATGTCCTGGAACGCACCGGGCTCGATCCGGCCAGCCTGGAGCTGGAAGTGACCGCGGACACGCTGGCCGGCAATAGGCTTTCGGTGCGGCGTCAGCTGGGGGCTCTCCGCAGCCGGGGGGTCACGGTGGCCCTCGCCGACTTCGGTGCCGGTCACCTGGCGCCGGGTGCGTTGCGGGACCTCCCGGTGGACCGGATCAAGCTCGGCCGCCCGTTCGTGCGTGATCTGGAGGACTGTGGCAAACAGACGGCAGTCATTGGTGCCCTCCTCCAGCTCGCGGCCCATCTGGGGCTGGAGGTGGTCGCCGAAGGGATCGAGACGGCGCCCCAGCACGACCTGTGGCGGGACCTGGCCTGCCCGCTGGGTCAGGGTTACCTGCTGGGCCGACCTGCCCCGGCCGAGACCATGACGGGTCTGCTGCGGCCCCGCGCCTGA
- the uvrA gene encoding excinuclease ABC subunit UvrA, whose translation MTDHSGFSGFVRVRGAREHNLKDVSVEVPRDALVVFTGVSGSGKSSLAFGTLYAEAQRRYLESVSPYARRLFHQVGAPDVDAIEGLPPAVALQQQRGAPTARSSVGSVTTLSNLVRMLYSRAGDYPEGQGTVYAEGFSPNTPEGACPECHGLGRVYEVTEASMVPDPALTIRERAVAAWPQAWGGQNQRDILVSLGIDVDVPWRDLPQGTRDWILFSDEQPVVPVYPGLTPEATRRAASPDYMGTFSSARRHVLHTFATTESASMKKRVQAYMIETVCPVCHGKRLRPEALAVTFAGYDITDFSRLPLTQVAELLRPVAEGREDGHDRRLRERPEVAVAAQRLAADLGARLGVLLRLGLGYLHFERTTPSLSPGELQRLRLATQLYSNLFGVVYVLDEPSAGLHPADTEALLAALDGLKAAGNSLFVVEHDLDVVRRADWLVDVGPGAGEGGGEILYSGPPEGLRNVETSQTAAYLFRETRAEAHEPRAPSGWLELSGVTRHNLQDLSVRFPLGVLTCVTGVSGSGKSTLVTQVLAQTLAAHVGHGAAPGPEDTEEDGDDVPAATARLGGDVDTLSRLVRVDQKPIGRTPRSNMATYTGLFDHVRRLFAAAPLAKERGYSAGRFSFNVKGGRCEHCQGEGWVMVELLFLPSVYAPCPVCRGARYNAQTLDVKVRGQTIADVLGMTVDDAHTFFGDERPIFQALDTLREVGLGYLRLGQPATELSGGEAQRIKLATELQRAARGHAVYILDEPTTGLHPADVERLTRQLARLVEAGHTVIAVEHDLQVVTASDWVLDIGPGAGEEGGRVVAQGTPVEVARVPGSRTAPYLARALRLG comes from the coding sequence ATGACGGATCATTCAGGGTTTTCCGGCTTCGTGCGGGTACGCGGAGCGCGCGAGCACAACCTCAAGGACGTGTCGGTGGAGGTGCCGCGTGACGCACTGGTGGTCTTCACCGGGGTGTCGGGGTCCGGCAAGTCGTCGCTGGCCTTCGGGACGCTGTACGCCGAGGCGCAGCGCCGGTACCTCGAATCGGTGTCGCCCTACGCGCGCCGGCTCTTTCATCAGGTCGGCGCGCCGGACGTGGACGCCATTGAGGGCCTGCCTCCGGCCGTCGCTCTACAACAACAGCGCGGCGCGCCGACCGCCCGCTCGTCGGTGGGCAGCGTGACCACCCTGTCGAACCTCGTACGGATGCTGTACTCACGCGCCGGGGACTACCCGGAGGGCCAGGGCACCGTGTACGCCGAGGGTTTTTCGCCCAACACACCCGAGGGCGCCTGCCCCGAGTGTCACGGCCTGGGGCGGGTCTACGAGGTCACGGAGGCCTCGATGGTTCCCGACCCTGCGTTGACCATCCGCGAGCGGGCGGTCGCCGCGTGGCCGCAGGCCTGGGGGGGGCAGAACCAGCGCGACATCCTGGTGTCGCTGGGCATAGACGTGGACGTGCCCTGGCGCGATCTGCCCCAGGGCACCCGCGACTGGATCCTCTTCAGCGACGAGCAGCCGGTGGTGCCGGTGTACCCCGGCCTCACGCCCGAGGCGACCCGGCGGGCCGCGTCGCCCGACTATATGGGCACCTTCAGCAGCGCGCGGCGCCACGTCCTGCATACATTCGCCACGACCGAGAGCGCGAGCATGAAAAAGCGCGTGCAGGCCTACATGATCGAAACCGTGTGCCCGGTGTGCCACGGCAAGCGGCTGCGGCCGGAGGCGCTGGCGGTCACGTTTGCCGGCTACGACATCACCGACTTCTCGCGCCTGCCGCTGACACAGGTCGCCGAACTGCTGCGCCCGGTGGCCGAGGGCCGTGAGGACGGCCACGACCGGCGCCTGCGCGAACGGCCCGAGGTGGCGGTCGCCGCGCAGCGCCTCGCCGCCGACCTGGGAGCGCGACTGGGCGTGCTGCTGCGCCTGGGGCTGGGCTACCTGCACTTCGAGCGCACCACCCCCAGCCTCTCGCCGGGCGAGTTGCAGCGCCTGCGCCTCGCCACGCAGCTGTATTCCAACCTGTTCGGGGTGGTGTACGTCCTCGACGAGCCGTCCGCCGGACTGCACCCCGCCGATACCGAGGCCCTGCTCGCAGCGCTGGACGGCCTGAAGGCGGCGGGCAACTCGCTGTTCGTGGTCGAGCATGACCTGGACGTGGTACGCCGCGCCGACTGGCTGGTGGATGTGGGGCCGGGGGCAGGCGAGGGCGGCGGCGAGATCCTGTACAGCGGGCCGCCCGAGGGCCTGCGGAACGTAGAGACCTCCCAGACTGCCGCCTACCTCTTCCGGGAGACGCGGGCCGAGGCGCACGAGCCACGCGCGCCCTCCGGCTGGCTGGAGTTGAGCGGCGTGACGCGCCACAACCTCCAGGACCTGAGCGTGCGCTTTCCACTCGGGGTGCTGACCTGCGTGACCGGCGTGTCGGGGTCAGGCAAGTCCACCCTGGTCACGCAGGTGCTGGCGCAGACACTCGCGGCCCACGTTGGCCACGGCGCGGCGCCCGGGCCGGAAGACACGGAGGAGGACGGCGACGACGTGCCGGCCGCCACCGCGCGCCTGGGCGGCGACGTGGACACTCTCTCGCGGCTCGTACGGGTGGACCAGAAACCCATCGGGCGCACGCCACGCAGCAACATGGCGACGTACACAGGGCTGTTCGACCATGTGCGCCGGCTCTTCGCGGCGGCCCCTCTGGCGAAGGAGCGCGGGTACAGCGCGGGCCGCTTTTCCTTCAACGTCAAGGGCGGGCGCTGCGAGCACTGCCAGGGCGAGGGCTGGGTGATGGTCGAACTGCTGTTCCTGCCGAGCGTATACGCGCCGTGCCCGGTATGCCGCGGCGCGCGCTACAACGCCCAGACGCTGGATGTCAAGGTACGGGGCCAGACCATCGCGGACGTGCTGGGCATGACGGTGGACGACGCCCACACCTTTTTCGGGGACGAGCGCCCCATCTTCCAGGCGCTCGACACGCTGCGCGAGGTGGGCCTGGGCTACCTGCGGCTGGGGCAGCCGGCCACCGAGCTCTCGGGCGGCGAGGCGCAGCGCATCAAGCTGGCGACCGAGTTGCAACGCGCGGCGCGCGGACACGCCGTCTACATCCTCGACGAGCCGACGACCGGCCTGCATCCCGCCGATGTCGAGCGCCTGACCCGGCAGCTCGCGCGGCTGGTGGAAGCGGGCCACACCGTGATCGCCGTCGAACACGATCTCCAAGTCGTGACGGCCAGCGACTGGGTGCTCGACATCGGCCCCGGTGCGGGCGAGGAAGGCGGCCGCGTGGTCGCGCAGGGGACCCCCGTCGAGGTTGCTCGCGTGCCGGGAAGCCGCACGGCCCCATATCTGGCCCGGGCGCTCAGACTGGGCTGA
- the hpaI gene encoding 4-hydroxy-2-oxoheptanedioate aldolase: MTSLTNPFKAALARQEAQIGLWLGLADPYCAEICAGAGFDWLLVDGEHAPNDVRSTLAILQSLAAYPVAPVVRPVVGEPWLIKQYLDLGVQTLLIPMVETAEQARALVAATRYPPRGVRGVGSALARASRWNAVPDYLTRADDQICLLVQIESRAGLANLDEIAAVEGVEGLFIGPADLSASLDHLGQPGHPEVQAAIADAVRRIRASGKAAGILQSGEAQARAALDAGCTFVAVGVDTNLLAGAASALAGRFGRGRRAGDTAPGPETPRREGDVY; this comes from the coding sequence ATGACCAGTCTGACCAACCCCTTCAAGGCCGCGCTGGCCCGCCAGGAGGCCCAGATCGGGCTGTGGCTGGGACTGGCCGACCCCTATTGCGCCGAGATCTGCGCGGGGGCGGGCTTCGACTGGCTCCTCGTGGACGGCGAGCACGCCCCCAACGATGTGCGCAGTACCTTGGCGATCTTGCAGTCACTGGCCGCCTACCCGGTCGCGCCGGTCGTGCGGCCGGTGGTGGGTGAGCCCTGGCTCATCAAGCAGTACCTCGACCTGGGCGTGCAGACCCTGCTGATTCCGATGGTCGAGACGGCCGAGCAGGCCCGCGCCCTGGTCGCCGCCACCCGCTACCCGCCGCGCGGCGTGCGGGGAGTGGGCAGCGCCCTGGCCCGCGCCTCGCGCTGGAATGCGGTGCCGGACTACCTCACGCGGGCCGACGACCAGATCTGCCTGCTCGTGCAGATCGAGAGCCGAGCGGGGCTGGCGAACCTGGACGAGATCGCAGCGGTCGAGGGCGTGGAGGGCCTGTTCATTGGCCCAGCCGACCTGAGCGCGAGCCTGGATCATCTGGGGCAGCCGGGGCACCCTGAGGTGCAGGCGGCCATCGCGGACGCCGTGCGCCGCATCCGCGCGTCGGGCAAGGCCGCGGGCATTCTCCAGAGCGGCGAGGCGCAGGCCCGCGCGGCCCTGGATGCGGGTTGCACCTTCGTCGCCGTAGGGGTAGACACCAACCTGCTCGCCGGGGCGGCCTCGGCGCTCGCGGGCCGCTTCGGGCGGGGCCGCCGGGCCGGGGACACCGCGCCGGGTCCAGAGACGCCGCGCCGGGAAGGCGACGTGTACTGA
- the hpaH gene encoding 2-oxo-hept-4-ene-1,7-dioate hydratase produces MLTDPQLQDAAARLDEAERTRTPLRQFSREFPDMTIDDAYAVQRAWMDLKLARGEAVYGHKIGLTSRAMQLSSNISEPDYGVLLGSMVFAEGTEIPASRFLTPKVEVELAFLLERDLSGPGCTVFDVLAATAYVVPAIEIIDARIERLDRDTGATRKVFDTISDNAANAGIVLGGRPVRPHDVDLRWVGALLYRGGVIEETGVAAGVLNHPANGVAWLANKLHPHGVTLKAGQVILAGSFTRPVDARPGDTFHADYGPLGGVAFRFGP; encoded by the coding sequence ATGCTGACTGATCCTCAATTGCAGGACGCCGCTGCCCGGCTCGACGAGGCCGAGCGCACCCGCACGCCGCTGCGGCAGTTCTCGCGCGAGTTCCCGGATATGACCATCGACGACGCCTACGCTGTGCAGCGCGCCTGGATGGACCTCAAGCTCGCGCGCGGCGAGGCGGTGTACGGCCACAAGATCGGGCTGACCTCGCGTGCCATGCAGCTCTCGTCGAACATCTCCGAACCCGACTACGGTGTGCTGTTGGGGAGCATGGTCTTTGCCGAGGGCACCGAGATTCCGGCCTCGCGCTTTCTGACGCCCAAAGTCGAGGTCGAACTGGCCTTCCTGCTGGAGCGCGACCTGAGCGGCCCCGGCTGCACCGTGTTCGACGTGCTGGCGGCGACCGCCTACGTGGTCCCCGCCATCGAGATCATTGACGCGCGCATCGAGCGCCTCGACCGCGACACGGGCGCGACCCGCAAGGTCTTCGACACCATCAGCGACAACGCGGCGAACGCGGGTATCGTGCTGGGCGGCCGCCCCGTTCGCCCGCATGACGTCGACCTGCGCTGGGTGGGCGCGCTGCTGTACCGAGGGGGCGTGATCGAGGAGACCGGCGTGGCGGCGGGCGTCCTGAACCACCCGGCGAACGGCGTGGCGTGGCTCGCCAACAAACTGCACCCGCACGGGGTCACCCTGAAGGCCGGGCAGGTCATCCTGGCGGGGTCGTTCACGCGGCCGGTGGATGCGCGCCCGGGCGACACCTTTCACGCCGATTACGGCCCGCTGGGCGGCGTGGCTTTCCGGTTCGGCCCATGA
- a CDS encoding 5-carboxymethyl-2-hydroxymuconate Delta-isomerase, with protein sequence MPHLTAEYTANLGDDARIPELLEALHSVLIARPDVFPVGGVRTRALRLEEYRVADGEADDAFVHLTLKIGAGRSAEVRQAVGDELFGVLKAHFAETFARRFLALSLEMQEFSEAGTWKHNNIHARFRR encoded by the coding sequence ATGCCCCACCTGACCGCCGAGTACACCGCCAACCTGGGCGACGACGCCCGAATTCCCGAACTGCTCGAAGCCCTGCACAGCGTGCTCATCGCGCGCCCGGACGTGTTCCCGGTGGGGGGCGTCCGCACGCGCGCCCTGCGGCTGGAGGAGTACCGCGTGGCCGACGGAGAGGCGGACGACGCCTTCGTGCACCTGACCCTCAAGATCGGGGCGGGGCGCAGTGCGGAGGTCCGGCAGGCAGTCGGCGACGAACTGTTCGGGGTGTTGAAGGCCCACTTTGCCGAAACGTTTGCCCGGCGCTTTCTGGCGCTCTCGCTGGAGATGCAGGAATTCAGCGAGGCGGGCACCTGGAAACACAACAACATCCACGCGCGCTTCAGGCGCTGA